One Paraburkholderia caffeinilytica DNA segment encodes these proteins:
- a CDS encoding PP2C family protein-serine/threonine phosphatase, whose protein sequence is MNCPSQFRWTSSARSDVGRVREINEDACLAQPEPGRWAVADGMGGHAVGDLASRLVIDALSRLAPPLAMKAGIADARARLQKANRQLRDEAARRQVQRIGSTVVVLLACDRFCAYLWAGDSRLYLYREGQLRQLTRDHSQVEELKSLGVITDEEARHHPAQHMITRAVGATDVLELDDDAIEVADGDVFLLCSDGLSNEVSDAEILAVLTSVACERASDELVELAIAHGGRDNVTAVVVHAEDPYASDKTLLNPAP, encoded by the coding sequence GTGAACTGTCCGAGCCAATTTCGATGGACGTCGTCCGCGCGCTCCGACGTGGGACGCGTCCGTGAAATCAACGAAGATGCCTGTCTCGCCCAGCCCGAACCCGGGCGCTGGGCCGTCGCCGACGGCATGGGCGGGCACGCGGTCGGCGATCTGGCGAGCCGTCTGGTCATCGACGCGCTCAGCCGGCTCGCGCCGCCGCTCGCCATGAAAGCCGGTATCGCCGACGCGCGGGCCCGGCTGCAAAAAGCCAACCGCCAACTGAGGGACGAGGCAGCACGCCGCCAGGTGCAACGGATCGGCAGCACCGTCGTCGTGCTGCTCGCGTGCGACCGCTTCTGCGCCTACCTATGGGCCGGCGACAGTCGTCTCTATCTGTATCGCGAAGGGCAGTTGCGGCAACTCACGCGCGATCACAGTCAGGTGGAAGAACTCAAGTCGCTCGGCGTGATTACCGACGAAGAGGCGCGGCATCATCCGGCGCAGCACATGATCACGCGCGCGGTCGGCGCAACGGATGTGCTCGAACTCGACGACGATGCGATCGAAGTCGCGGACGGCGACGTTTTCCTGCTATGCAGCGATGGGCTCAGCAACGAAGTCAGCGATGCCGAAATACTGGCGGTGCTGACCTCGGTGGCGTGTGAGCGGGCGTCCGATGAACTGGTCGAACTCGCCATTGCGCACGGCGGCCGTGACAATGTCACCGCAGTGGTGGTGCACGCCGAAGATCCGTATGCGTCCGACAAAACCTTGCTGAACCCCGCGCCTTGA
- a CDS encoding lecithin retinol acyltransferase family protein — protein sequence MNTNNLPTSSESQDECCNETSTIDLPVGAHLVTQRPGYEHHGIYVGNGRVVHYAGFASSAHRGPVEEVELTRFAAGHPLKIRPTPSARYVGDEAVRRARSRLGENHYRLLTNNCEHFCAWCLLGESRSEQVHCCLTHPRAGMLTLVCLVKAFVERATKHGQVAVRFA from the coding sequence ATGAACACGAACAACCTTCCGACGAGCAGCGAAAGCCAGGACGAATGCTGCAATGAAACGTCGACCATCGACCTGCCGGTCGGCGCGCACCTCGTTACGCAACGGCCCGGCTACGAACATCACGGCATTTACGTCGGCAATGGCCGCGTCGTTCATTACGCGGGTTTTGCGAGCTCGGCGCATCGCGGCCCGGTGGAAGAAGTGGAATTAACGCGCTTCGCCGCCGGTCATCCTTTGAAGATCCGCCCGACCCCGAGCGCCCGTTACGTCGGCGATGAAGCTGTGCGCCGCGCGCGCTCCCGCCTCGGCGAAAACCACTATCGCCTGCTGACGAACAACTGCGAGCACTTCTGCGCGTGGTGCCTGCTTGGCGAAAGCCGCAGCGAACAGGTGCATTGCTGCCTGACGCATCCCCGTGCCGGCATGCTCACGCTGGTGTGTCTGGTCAAGGCGTTTGTCGAACGCGCTACGAAGCATGGTCAGGTTGCCGTCCGGTTCGCGTGA